The genome window AATTGATTAGAAAAGCCCGTGAAATAGCTGATGAGAAAGACATTGAACTAGCCATTTATATGAATAAGGGCTACAGTGCAAATCATGCTCCTTTTTTCACACCTTTTGAAGCAAGGAAGGAAATGGCTCTTGCATTAGGTGCAGATAAGGTAATTGGAGTTGAAGGATTACATCATAGACTCATCTTATCATACAGCGTACCTATTAGACTTGCTAAAATGCATAAAGATGGCGTGACAGATTACATTACCGCTGCAGACATCAGTTTGGATGAAGTGAAAAAATATGCTGAAAGATTCATTCAAGAAGGCAGTTTCCTTGGAATGCCACAAGATTTCCCTAACAGAAATGTAATCAGATGGTATGCGATAAATGAATTCCTATCAAAAAGGTTCAATAGAAAGATTGATTTCCACCTTATTCCAGAGCTCACACAACCTAAAAAGGTTTCTGGAAGATTCATTAGAAAGGAAATCCTAAAAAACGATTTGATTATCAGTAAAGATATAAGAAAATTGCTTCCTAACACAACAATTGAAATTTTGGAAAGGGAAATTGAAAATGGTACAATCCCTGGAAAAAGGAACATGAAAGTGTTGAAGCATAAGATGAACACTTACTCCAGATCAAACTTGACAAACATTGCTTATTTGAATGGTAAGGTAATCAATAGGATTGTTGAAGGAAGATTCTATAAGGACGATGAGGAATCCATTTGG of Methanobrevibacter ruminantium contains these proteins:
- a CDS encoding adenylyltransferase/cytidyltransferase family protein; translation: MIAISADFDPVHKGHEELIRKAREIADEKDIELAIYMNKGYSANHAPFFTPFEARKEMALALGADKVIGVEGLHHRLILSYSVPIRLAKMHKDGVTDYITAADISLDEVKKYAERFIQEGSFLGMPQDFPNRNVIRWYAINEFLSKRFNRKIDFHLIPELTQPKKVSGRFIRKEILKNDLIISKDIRKLLPNTTIEILEREIENGTIPGKRNMKVLKHKMNTYSRSNLTNIAYLNGKVINRIVEGRFYKDDEESIWASFRRADYGPVMTRLAASCIEEEVTKDEVLKLMRHYEEQGVIPEEQNVDKIIERAWYVAEEVDKGVSAKEANEKFRTRKDLKVNPLMTLESGLNLTKFEAKKVHEGLEAKIFVDKDNQISCEIKEKKIKIKTNLKLPSKEVTYLRYILDSRYIPVSGELIKNKRNDWRVKITIHDY